TGATGGATGGAGGTGAAGCTGTCGAGGAGCACGACCGTGGCATAGCCGCTCGACGGGACGAGGTCCGCACGCGCGCTGTAGCGCATCAGCGATCCTCCGTGGCCGACCCTTTCCGGGTCGGCGGTCGAGGTGTGCTGCCAGCCCATCCCGTAGGTGTCGGCATTCGGCTGAGGCGTGTGGGTCTCAGCGACGAGGTCCTTGCTCAGAAGGCGCTTGCCATCGGCCGATGTGCCGCCCCGCTGCTGCACACCCACCCACGTGGCCATGTCCTCGGCGGTGCTGATCACGCCTCCGGACCCGCCGATGTCGGTGGCGAACTCGGGCAGCTGCAGCGCCAGCCCGTAGGCAGTGACGTGCCCGGCATCGAGTCCGGACCGGTCGCCGGCCGTCGTGACTGCGTCGGTGTCGTCCATGCCCAGTGGAGTGAAGATGTTTTCGTCGAGGTAGGTGTTGAAGTCCTGGCCATCGACTACCTCGACGAGGCGGGCGAGGGTGCGGTAGTTGAAGTTGCTGTAAGCATAGGTGGAGCCTGGGACGCTGGCAACTTCAAGGTCGGCGATGTCGGCAACGCTGTCCTCCAGTGAACCTGTGGCTCTGACGAAGGTGGGATTGGGGATCCCGGAGGTGTGGGACAGCAACATGCGCACCGTGATCGCCGAGGCGTCTGCTCCGCGGATCGAGAAGTCGGAGAGGTAATCGGTGACCGGAGAATCGAGGTCGACGTCGCCGGAGTCCACGAGCTGCAGGACGGCGAAGGAGGTGAAGGATTTCGATACCGAACCGATCGCCATCGGAGTGTCGGTCGAGACGTCGCCCACTCCTTCGGCTGCGACGAGCTCGCCGTCCTTGACCACGGCGTAGCTGGCTCCGGGGAGACCGTGGCGGGAGGTGTAGGCGGAGACGAATTCTTCTGCCGAGTCCGAACCATAATCAGTCGGGTCAGCCTCGGCACCACTGCCGTTCGCGGGCCGGGCGCTCGCCGCCGATTCCGCAGCAGCGTTCGCCGGGCCTGCCACCGCCATTGGGGCAAGACCGAATGCCAGGCCGAAGATTGCGACACAGGCGAGGAGACGTTGCGCCGTGGATAGGAGATTGACCATGGCCTCCACCCTAGGGCGCACAAAATGGTCGGTACCAGGGGTCGATCCTCACGTCGCCAGGAGGAAAACCCAACCAGTTGCGAGTTCCTCGGGAGTGAGCAGCTGACAACGCTGGCGGGTACCTGAGCTCAGGCGGGGGTCAGAGGTCTTCGACGACTTGGACCAGCCGATCTGGCAGGTTGGTGATGATGCCGTCGGCGCCGAGGTCGACGGCCTTCTCCATGTCCTCGACACTGTCGACGGTCCACACCAGGCTCGACATTCCCAGCTCATGAACATGTCCGAGGAACGTGGCATCGGCGGCGATGTACTGAGGATTGACCTGATCGACCCAGGTGGCGAAGTCACTCAGCTCATCCGGGCAGGGCCTGCCCAGCACGCCGACAGGGACCTCCGGTGCCAGGGCGTGGAACTCCCGGACGAAGGCCCAGTCGCCGGACTGGACGACGAGCATTCCCGCGGCCAAAGCTCGGTCCAGATAGTCGGGGACTGCGGTAAGGGACTCAACGAGCGCCTCGGCGAATCCCGGGTACTGGGTGGGGTGTTTGACCTCGAGCAGCAGCCCGGTGCGGGTCACGTGCACGAGATCGAGCACCTCGGCGAGGTGAGGGACTCGGACGCCGGTGAATGATTCGGACTTCCAACTGCCAGCGTCGAGACTGGCGATCTCGGCCGTGGTCATGGACTTCACGCTGCAGTCCGTGCGCTCGGGATAGACGGCACGGGCATTCGTCGTCCGTTCCACGGTGTCGTCGTGGATGACGACGAGCCCGCCGTCAGCATTCATGTGCACGTCGATCTCGAGCATGTCGGTGCCCTGGTCGATTGCGGCGACGAAAGCGGGCATTGTGTTCTCGGGATATTGTGCGGACGCTCCTCGGTGAGCGATGACCAGCGGCGGGACCCGAGTGTGAGTGAGCTCGGCGGCGGAGTGGTTCAGGAGAGTGATGGGCATGGCGGGGGCTCCTCAGCGGATGGCGGCTCGAGACGGTGGCCAGCGGCCGATGATGCAGGTCAGTGCGGACAAGACTAGACACTCAGAGCAATGCCCGGGTGATGCGCGGATGGACTCGACGTGAATGCTGGATGGGTACAGCGTCAGTCTCGGTGCACAGCCTGCCCGTTCTCCGCCCGCAAACGTGCATCAACAATCGTTCAAAATCTCGCTTTCAGTCATGTAGTCGGATCATAATGAAGAGGACCATCACTTGACTTTACCTATTTGAAGAATATGATCATTGTGTGAACTACAACACAACACCAAGCGCCACTCTGGACCCAGTCGACAGAGCTATCGTCGACGTTCTTCACCGTGATGGTCGCGCACCATGGTCCAGAGTTGCCGAGCAAGTCAATGTGTCCGCAGCAACCGTTCGCAGGCGCTACGAAACCATGCACAATCAGGGTGTGATACGGGTCATCGGAGCAACCGACGTTGCTCGGCTGGGCCTGGGGACACCCATATACATGCGCCTGTCCAACGCTCACGGGGACTTGGACGTGCTGATCCCCCGGCTCAGGTCACGCAAGGAGGTACGTTCCCTCAATACACTTCTCGGTTCCGTCGACATTGCGGCCGAAATGGTACTTCCCCCAAATGCAGACCACAGCAGGCTCGTCGCAGATATCACGAAGGGAACCGCAGCCACTGTCGAGACCCTCCTCCTCACCCATGCTTTCGCTTCCGGACAAGACTGGGCTCCCCCGCGTGACACGGATGAGCCCACTCGATTGGCACCGGTGAAGACTCAGCCGGCCCCACCGGTCGAGCTGACGCGATCCGAAGCGAAAGCCCTGGGCATGCTCATGCATGACGGCCGCACTTCGCTCGGCGACCTTGCAAACGCGATTGGCAAGTCGGAGAACACTGCTTCCCGGACGATTGATCAGCTCCAAGAATATGGCCTTCTCGATTTTCGGATCCTCGTAGAACCGGAGCGCCTGGGGTTCGGCACCGAGTTTCTACTTTGGCTGGAGGTCGAGCCTCAACATCTCACCGAAACCGCGATTTCCCTTTCGGAACATCCGTCCACGAAATACCTCACGGCCACAACCGGCAGCTGCAGCTTGGCAGGACAGTTCATTGTTCGCGACCGCACCGAGCTATTCCATTATTCAACACAGGTCCTCGCTTCCCTCCCCGGAATCCGCAGTGCGGACTTTTCCATCCAGACCGCAACTCACAAGCGGGTTTGGACATCCATCGAAGAAGGCGTCTACGCAACGGCCGGGCAACCGCTGGATCCGATTGAATACCTCCAATCTCATGATTGACTCACAGAATTTGCCATCTCGGCTCCGTCCGGCCGCGGAACGGCCCGTGTCTCATCGTCGAAACCACAACACATAGGAGATCAGATGTCCTCACAAAGTCCTTCTGTCACCAGCCCGCGGACCGAGCCTTGGCAATGGTCGGACGAACAGTGGCAATCCGAGGTCAACCGTGTACGAGCCGGACGAAGCCTGGTTAACGCTTACGCTTCGCGGCGTTGGCCCGAAGGAGCGCAATGTGCTGTTCTCATTGCTTACGACTCCGATCACGAAACCCCCTACCTGCGAGACGGACAGACTTCACCAGGGTCCCTGGCACAGGGTGAGTACGGCAGTCGATCAGCTGTACCTAGGATTCTCGACATGCTCACCCGTCACGAAGTTCCGACAAGCTTCTATGTGCCAGCTGTGTCTGCGCTGCTTCACCCGCAGGACATCGAAGGTTATGTTGCCGGCGGCCACGAGATTGCCGTGCATGGGTGGATTCACGAGCGCAACACCACGCTGCCCCACGAAGCCGAGCTCGATCTCATCAGCAGAGCCACGGATGTGCTCGAACGGCTCTCCGGTACTCGTCCAGTTGGTATCCGAACACCTTCGTGGGACTTCTCCCAGTCGACGTTGAACGTCATCAGAGAACTGGGGTTCACCTACGACTCCTCACTGATGGCGGATGACGAACCCTATGAGCTCAATGCCGATGGAGTACCGACCGGAATCATCGAGATTCCCGTCGAATGGATCAGGGACGACGCACCCTATTTCATGATGGATCGTTTCGGAGGTCTCCGACCCCATCTCTCCCCGTACGACGTCGAACGCATCTGGATCGACGAGTTCGAAGCAGCACACGCCGCGGGCGGTGTCTTTGAGCTGACCCTGCATCCACACATCAGTGGACACCGGTCGCGTCTTGCCATGGTCGATCGGCTGCTCTCACACATCCGCACTTTCGATAATGTCTGGTTCGGCACGCACGCCCAGCTGGCCGACCATCTGAGAGCCAACTTCGCCCTGGAACCACAGGACTGACTACGCGCCTCTCACTGCCCACTACCCGCTGCCCGCCCTCTCAGCACAGGCTCTTCGTCTCTCACCCGTGTCGATTCCGGGTCCCGGGACACCACTCTCATGAAAGCACGGACCGAACATGCCCACAGATACACCGCAGACTCATCCACCCCACGACACAAAACTGTCGAAAAAGGGCCGCAAAGCACTGCTCGCCGGTGCCGTAGGAAATACCGTTGAGTGGGTCGACTGGGCGATTTACACTACGTTCTCGTCCGTCTTCGCCGTGCACTTCTTTCCCAGTGGTGACCCTGCCGCTGCTCTTCTGGCGACGTTGGCTGTCTTCGCCGTCGGATTCATCATGCGCCCCATCGGAGCCGCAGTGCTCGGCAATTACGCCGACCGTCACGGTCGCAAAAAGGGCATGGCTTTGACGATCGGTCTGATGGCTGGGGCCTCCCTCATCATTGCGATTACCCCCGACTATTCGATGATCGGCATCTTCGCCCCGATCGTGCTGGTCCTGGCTCGCATGCTGCAAGGGTTCTCTGCCGGAGGAGAGTTCGGAGCGTCTTCTGCCTTCATGGTGGAAGCATCAGCACCGAAGCGTCGCGCCTTCGCCGGGTCCTGGCAACAGGTCTCGGTTGGAGCCGGCGGACTCATCGCTGCCGGCATCGGAGCCGTCATCACTTCCGCACTCGATTCCCAGGCACTCGATTCGTGGGGTTGGCGACTGGCATTCGCTCTGGGCGCGCTGCTCGGCCTGTTCGGTCTGTGGCTGCGCACGAACGTTGCAGAGTCCGAATCATTCGAAGCAAGCAAGGCTGCCCGTGCCTCCGAACCCAAGCAGAAGAGCTCCTACCTCGCTATGTTCGTCAAACACCCGGGTGCTGTGGCTCGCGTCTTCGGCATCACGATCGCCGGCACCCTGCTCTACTACATCTGGGTCTCCTACCTCCCGACGTACGCTCACGTCGCCACGGGCCTCCCCCTCAACTTGGCGCTGACGGCGAACTTCATCGCGATCGCCTACTTCATCTGCATGCTTCCCTTCGCGGGAATTCTGTCGGACAAGATCGGCCGCAAGCCGACGATGTCAGCATTCGCTGCAGGTTTCCTGGTCTTGGCCTTCCCCCTGCTCAATGTTCTCGAGAACAATTTCTGGGTCTTCCTGGCAGTGGAGATCATCGGCATGACGCTGTTGCTCGGGTACTCGGCCAATTGTGCAGTGATCATGGCCGAGCAGTTCCCACCGGAGGTGCGCGCCACCGGTATTGGTCTTCCTTACGCACTGGCCGTCGCCGTCTTCGGCGGAACCGCACCTTATGTCATCACGTGGATGAACGACGCCGGAATCGGGGACAAAGTGTGGATCTACTGTGCTGCCGCGGCCGCAATCGGTCTAGCTGTCTATCTCACCATGCCTGAGACGAAGGGAAAGAAGCTCGCATGATTGAAACATTCAGACCTCACGTTCTCATCACCGGTGCCGCGAGTGGAATCGGCAAGGAAATCGCCTGCCAGTTCGCCGAACAGGGTGCACAGCTGAGCCTCGTGGATTTCAATGAGGAATCTCTCCACTCAGTTGCCGACGATCTTCGCCGAGGTGGTGCCGAGGTCAACTCCATCACCGCGGATCTCCGTGATCCCCGGACTCCGGTCCAGGTGATCGAATCCGCTTTCGTATTCGGCGAAGTCCACGTCCTTATCAATTCTGCCGGCGTCTATCCCGCGGTCCCACTGCTCGACATCACCGCCGAGGTGTGGGATGCGGTGCAGTCGATCAACGTTCGCGCGCCACAGCTGCTGACAGTTGAGTTCGCCAAGAGGATGAATAACCTCGACGAAGGACTTCCGCTCGGATACCCCGCCGTCGTCAACATCTCTTCGGGTGCCGCACTCCGGGCGCGGCCGGGAGCCGCTCCTTACACCACGTCGAAGGCCGCTCTGGAGATGGTCACGAAGTCATCCGCTTTGGAACTTGGCCCTATGGGGGTCCGGGTCAATGCCGTGGCACCGGGTTTCGTCGTCGTTGACAGTGAGCTCAACCGTCTCACCGACGACTACGTGTCCAAAGTATCGGCCAATCCGCTCGGGAGAAAAGGTCGGCCCGATGACATCGCCAGAGCCGTGCTGTGGCTCGCGTCCCCCGCTGCAGAATGGATCACCGGCGAGATCCTTCGAGTCGACGGAGGATCAGCAACGGGAGCGCTCAACCTTCCCGTGCACTGGCCGGAGACGCGCACCGAGATCGATGACGAACCAGCGACAATGTCAGCATTGAAAGCGAGCACCACCGAATGACGACTCCAGCTTCCCCCACCGCGGCCGCCTACACAGTCGTCGGTGGCGGTGCCATCGGCGGCACACTGGCGGCGCACCTTGCTCTGGCCGGCCACCCCGTGCAGATCGTGGATACGGACAGCGCCCATGTGGCTGCCATTCGCCGGCAGGGCCTGAGAATCGACAGCCCAACTGGAACACTCCAAACTTCGATCCCTGCGTTCGAACTCGCGGACGCACCGGACGAGTTGGGCCCCGTGATTCTTGCTGTGAAGTCACAGGCAACCGCGTCAGCGATGGAATGGATTGGGCCGCGCCTCCGATCTGACGGCTTTGTGGTCTCCATGCAGAATGGACTCAATGAGGCTGCGATCGCCAAGCGCATCGGGGCCGACCGAACGGTGATTGCCTTCGTGGACCTGTTCGCGGACCTGCTGGAGCCCGGTGTCGTCCAGGACGGAGGCATCGGTACAATCGCTCTGGGTGAGTACGCCGGGGACACGAGCAGGCGTGTCGATCGCCTTGCCGAGGATCTCTCACACTGGGGCTCGCCAATCGTCAGTGACAATGTCAGCGGGTACTTGTGGTCAAAACTCGCCTTTGGTGCCATGCTCACGGCCAGTGCGTTCATCGACGAGGATATGTCGTCAGTGATCAGCGAGAATCGCACTCCCATGCTCGGTCTTGCTCGCGAAGTCTTCGCGGTGTCCGACGCGCTCGGTCTTCAGCTGGAAAGCTTCGACGCGTTCATTCCCGATGACTACCGCGTCGAGTCGTCGGATAGCACGATCAACGCCGCATTCGACTCGCTCTCCGATTGGTTAGCTGGTCAGACGAAGACCCGTTCGGGAATCTGGCGTGACATCAACGTGCGTAAACGACCGACTGAAGTCACCGCTCATTATCAACCTGTCTTCGCAGTTGCTGACGACCAAGGCATCAGAACACCGAAGCTACATACGATGGTAGAACTCATCGGAGAGTTGGAACGAAACGAATCGTCTATGGGGGCCTCACTGATGTGGCGGATCGAAGCAGAATGATCTGAGCGTCCTTCAGAGCCGCAAGTCTCGACCAGTTCGGCAGGGTGACACAATGTTCTGAAGATAC
The Brevibacterium marinum genome window above contains:
- a CDS encoding ketopantoate reductase family protein — translated: MTTPASPTAAAYTVVGGGAIGGTLAAHLALAGHPVQIVDTDSAHVAAIRRQGLRIDSPTGTLQTSIPAFELADAPDELGPVILAVKSQATASAMEWIGPRLRSDGFVVSMQNGLNEAAIAKRIGADRTVIAFVDLFADLLEPGVVQDGGIGTIALGEYAGDTSRRVDRLAEDLSHWGSPIVSDNVSGYLWSKLAFGAMLTASAFIDEDMSSVISENRTPMLGLAREVFAVSDALGLQLESFDAFIPDDYRVESSDSTINAAFDSLSDWLAGQTKTRSGIWRDINVRKRPTEVTAHYQPVFAVADDQGIRTPKLHTMVELIGELERNESSMGASLMWRIEAE
- a CDS encoding polysaccharide deacetylase family protein; the protein is MSSQSPSVTSPRTEPWQWSDEQWQSEVNRVRAGRSLVNAYASRRWPEGAQCAVLIAYDSDHETPYLRDGQTSPGSLAQGEYGSRSAVPRILDMLTRHEVPTSFYVPAVSALLHPQDIEGYVAGGHEIAVHGWIHERNTTLPHEAELDLISRATDVLERLSGTRPVGIRTPSWDFSQSTLNVIRELGFTYDSSLMADDEPYELNADGVPTGIIEIPVEWIRDDAPYFMMDRFGGLRPHLSPYDVERIWIDEFEAAHAAGGVFELTLHPHISGHRSRLAMVDRLLSHIRTFDNVWFGTHAQLADHLRANFALEPQD
- a CDS encoding SDR family NAD(P)-dependent oxidoreductase; amino-acid sequence: MIETFRPHVLITGAASGIGKEIACQFAEQGAQLSLVDFNEESLHSVADDLRRGGAEVNSITADLRDPRTPVQVIESAFVFGEVHVLINSAGVYPAVPLLDITAEVWDAVQSINVRAPQLLTVEFAKRMNNLDEGLPLGYPAVVNISSGAALRARPGAAPYTTSKAALEMVTKSSALELGPMGVRVNAVAPGFVVVDSELNRLTDDYVSKVSANPLGRKGRPDDIARAVLWLASPAAEWITGEILRVDGGSATGALNLPVHWPETRTEIDDEPATMSALKASTTE
- a CDS encoding MFS transporter; this encodes MPTDTPQTHPPHDTKLSKKGRKALLAGAVGNTVEWVDWAIYTTFSSVFAVHFFPSGDPAAALLATLAVFAVGFIMRPIGAAVLGNYADRHGRKKGMALTIGLMAGASLIIAITPDYSMIGIFAPIVLVLARMLQGFSAGGEFGASSAFMVEASAPKRRAFAGSWQQVSVGAGGLIAAGIGAVITSALDSQALDSWGWRLAFALGALLGLFGLWLRTNVAESESFEASKAARASEPKQKSSYLAMFVKHPGAVARVFGITIAGTLLYYIWVSYLPTYAHVATGLPLNLALTANFIAIAYFICMLPFAGILSDKIGRKPTMSAFAAGFLVLAFPLLNVLENNFWVFLAVEIIGMTLLLGYSANCAVIMAEQFPPEVRATGIGLPYALAVAVFGGTAPYVITWMNDAGIGDKVWIYCAAAAAIGLAVYLTMPETKGKKLA
- a CDS encoding serine hydrolase domain-containing protein translates to MVNLLSTAQRLLACVAIFGLAFGLAPMAVAGPANAAAESAASARPANGSGAEADPTDYGSDSAEEFVSAYTSRHGLPGASYAVVKDGELVAAEGVGDVSTDTPMAIGSVSKSFTSFAVLQLVDSGDVDLDSPVTDYLSDFSIRGADASAITVRMLLSHTSGIPNPTFVRATGSLEDSVADIADLEVASVPGSTYAYSNFNYRTLARLVEVVDGQDFNTYLDENIFTPLGMDDTDAVTTAGDRSGLDAGHVTAYGLALQLPEFATDIGGSGGVISTAEDMATWVGVQQRGGTSADGKRLLSKDLVAETHTPQPNADTYGMGWQHTSTADPERVGHGGSLMRYSARADLVPSSGYATVVLLDSFTSIHQHQFDISTGLINISEGKDPDLGFPLATVIDLVLGAMTIIVAALGVRGLRRSSRWAEKRADHPWWRRALRLLPQAIMPIAALGVFVGLTLGQGNPATPLDIFGVWPALMILIAAAGIVGLLLIVSRLRAFGFSSPPVQ
- a CDS encoding AsnC family transcriptional regulator; amino-acid sequence: MNYNTTPSATLDPVDRAIVDVLHRDGRAPWSRVAEQVNVSAATVRRRYETMHNQGVIRVIGATDVARLGLGTPIYMRLSNAHGDLDVLIPRLRSRKEVRSLNTLLGSVDIAAEMVLPPNADHSRLVADITKGTAATVETLLLTHAFASGQDWAPPRDTDEPTRLAPVKTQPAPPVELTRSEAKALGMLMHDGRTSLGDLANAIGKSENTASRTIDQLQEYGLLDFRILVEPERLGFGTEFLLWLEVEPQHLTETAISLSEHPSTKYLTATTGSCSLAGQFIVRDRTELFHYSTQVLASLPGIRSADFSIQTATHKRVWTSIEEGVYATAGQPLDPIEYLQSHD
- a CDS encoding glycerophosphodiester phosphodiesterase, giving the protein MPITLLNHSAAELTHTRVPPLVIAHRGASAQYPENTMPAFVAAIDQGTDMLEIDVHMNADGGLVVIHDDTVERTTNARAVYPERTDCSVKSMTTAEIASLDAGSWKSESFTGVRVPHLAEVLDLVHVTRTGLLLEVKHPTQYPGFAEALVESLTAVPDYLDRALAAGMLVVQSGDWAFVREFHALAPEVPVGVLGRPCPDELSDFATWVDQVNPQYIAADATFLGHVHELGMSSLVWTVDSVEDMEKAVDLGADGIITNLPDRLVQVVEDL